One Asterias rubens chromosome 1, eAstRub1.3, whole genome shotgun sequence genomic region harbors:
- the LOC117287871 gene encoding Bardet-Biedl syndrome 1 protein-like isoform X2: MTFSDINGDGENKLVIADLGTGSYNMKLKVYKGTSIMSENTIIELPTGVSTFFMDTNEPRVPAIAVASGPYLYVYKNLRPYFKFTLPPLDVNPVEQDLWNQAKEDKIDVTVLREMLDSIRREGNEGALTVRSLRYLMLQDKEQMETFAQLHKQTAIKRQTVITCLDILKKSSAEEDGISCIVVGTESKEVYILDPEAFTILAKMSIQSVPVFMSVSGLYDVEYRIIVSCRNGNIYSLKRGMKMAKHCVELNSQPVGLERVGKNIVVGCMDQTLQCFTIKGKKLWCVYLSSSITTMAIMDHKQKGFKAVMVALNNGEVQFYREKYLINTIKCDDVITGLQYGRFGREDSTLVLTTRRGSLLIKILKRSAMFEDKDLARGPPPSQAHKLNVPKKTKVFVDQTMRERENGISMHRMFQHDLYRLRLNTARSFVKALDNSLTPISSNPAEPLKLSAQIQGIGPTFKLTVNLQNTSLNLPSMQLLITFFYDEKLYSLQKTMIDVPMLVPGLNYSFETLVECLSDKGISDVIKVFVLKQGKTSPVITAIINMPVSETMVVV, from the exons ATGA CCTTTTCCGACATAAATGGAGACGGTGAAAACAAGTTGGTGATTGCTGATTTGGGTACCGGCTCATATAACATGAAACTCAAGGTATACAAGGGTACCAGTATCATGAGTGAGAATACCATCATTGAGTTACCAACAGGCGTCAGTACATTCTTCATGGACACCAATGAACCAAGAGTACCAG ccATTGCGGTTGCTTCGGGACCATATCTCTATGTGTACAAGAACCTACGACCATATTTTAAGTTCACTCTACCACCATTGGATGTGAACCCGGTGGAACAAGACCTATGGAACCAGGCTAAAGAG GACAAGATTGACGTGACGGTACTCCGAGAGATGTTAGATAGTATAAGAAGAGAAGGGAACGAAGGAGCGCTAACGGTCAGATCTCTCAG GTATTTAATGCTACAAGACAAGGAACAAATGGAGACCTTTGCTCAACTGCATAAACAGACTGCCATTAAGAGACAG ACGGTGATAACATGTCTGGATATCTTGAAGAAGTCGTCAGCGGAAGAGGATGGCATCAGTTGCATTGTGGTCGGTACAGAGAGTAAAGAAGTGTACATCTTAGATCCAGAAGCATTCACAATCTTAGCTAAG ATGTCTATTCAGAGTGTGCCTGTATTCATGAGCGTCAGTGGCTTATATGATGTAGAGTATCGCATCATTGTATCCTGTCGAAATGGCAACATTTATTCACTCAAAAG AGGAATGAAGATGGCTAAACACTGTGTGGAATTGAACAGTCAACCCGTTGGTTTGGAGAGAGTGGGCAAGAATATTGTGGTTGGATGTATGGATCAAACTCtgcaatgttttactatcaag GGTAAGAAGCTTTGGTGTGTATACCTCTCATCCAGTATTACAACAATGGCCATCATGGACCATAAACAGAAAGGCTTCAAGGCGGTCATGGTGGCACTCAACAATGGTGAAGTTCAATTCTATCGGGAAAAGTATCTCATCAACACAATCAAATGTGAT GATGTGATAACTGGACTTCAATATGGACGCTTTGGCCGAGAAGACTCCACCCTAGTTCTAACCACAAGGAGAGGAAGTCTACTCATCAAGATTCTTAAACGAAGCGCCATGTTTGAAGACAAAGATCTGGCCAGGGGTCCACCTCCTTCCCAAGCACATAAACTCAATGTACCTAAGAAGACTAAGGTGTTTGTTGACCAGACTATGCGAGAAAGGGAGAATGGGATAT CTATGCATCGTATGTTTCAGCATGATCTGTACCGTCTAAGGCTCAATACAGCAAGGTCGTTTGTTAAAGCTCTTGATAACAGCTTGACACCAATCTCATCTAATCCTGCTGAACCGCTGAAACTCTCTGCTCAG ATTCAAGGTATAGGACCAACGTTCAAGTTAACAGTAAATCTTCAGAATACATCCCTTAATCTACCGTCCATGCAGCTTCTTATAACGTTCTTCTATGATGAGAAACTCTACTCACTACAGAAGACTATGATTGAT GTCCCCATGCTTGTGCCAGGACTTAATTACTCCTTCGAGACTCTGGTGGAGTGTTTGAGTGATAAGGGAATCTCAGATGTAATCAAGGTATTTGTGTTGAAACAAGGAAAGACTAGTCCTGTAATTACAGCCATTATCAACATGCCAGTTAGTGAAACAATGGTGGTTGTCTAG
- the LOC117287882 gene encoding cholesterol 24-hydroxylase-like, with protein MAADMFTVVILAPVVCITVLFLAFVIFVHYQHRKYAHIPSPQRESFFTGHLYKLLSYKKRHLSMAGAFVDIMKECGPIFHVFLLSNPLVVVLDAEFVKEILCTNTLIHRKPYSFYWVFMKIYGARLLGDSIVCELNPAVHGPKRALLNPAFHKRYLVDLMHQFNASADLLIEKLSHKADGKTEVAMLDEFNRTTLDVIAKVAFGLDLHVMSDEKSPFIEAVNKCFNGMSSCINSPFISINPLPAARKHKQEVRDSIKFLRDTGRKCIEKRLEAIQREEDVPQDILTYILKSVTEASGKDKDPMENVIDEFLTFFIAGQETTSNLLSFTLLELGHHPEVMHRLKTEVESVYGDKDYLEYSDVVKLSYMMQVLKEVLRLWPPVTGTGRELAHDVTVKGYKIPEGTIVLMNTFAMARMEEYFHDPMQFDPDRFNASDDKPQYAYFPFSLGSRNCIGQQFAIIEARVLLAKLLHRFDFDLLPGQGHEILDELTLKPLGRCKNYVRPVE; from the exons ATGGCTGCCGATATGTTCACTGTTGTAATCCTTGCCCCTGTGGTCTGCATAACTGTCTTGTTTTTGGCttttgtgatatttgttcatTACCAACATCGGAAATATGCACATATTCCGTCACCCCAGCGGGAAAG TTTCTTTACTGGCCATTTGTACAAGCTGCTCTCCTACAAGAAGAGGCATCTGTCAATGGCAGGCGCATTTGTAGATAT AATGAAAGAATGTGGTCCGATATTTCATGTCTTTCTGCTTTCCAACCCGCTTGTGGTAGTGTTAGATGCAGAGTTTGTCAAG GAAATCTTATGCACCAATACATTGATCCATAGAAAGCCATACTCATTCTATTGGGTTTTCATGAAGATATATGGTGCTCGACTTTTGGGTGATAGCATCGTTTGTGAGTTGAATCCAGCAGTCCATGGACCCAAGAGGGCGCTCCTCAATCCAGCATTTCATAAAAG ATATTTGGTTGATTTGATGCATCAGTTTAATGCAAGTGCAGATCTTCTTATTGAGAAACTCAGCCATAAAGCTGATGGGAAGACTGAAGTGGCCATGTTGGATGAATTTAATAGAACAACACTGGATGTAATTGCTAAA GTGGCGTTTGGGTTGGATCTTCATGTTATGTCTGATGAGAAATCTCCCTTCATTGAAGCAGTTAATAAGTGTTTCAACGGCATGAGCTCATGTATTAACTCACCATTCATTTCG ATCAATCCACTTCCAGCTGCTCGTAAACACAAACAAGAAGTCCGAGATAGCATCAAGTTCCTGAGAGACACTGGAAGAAAATGCATCGAGAAAAGACTGGAAGCCATACAAAGGGAGGAAGATGTTCCTCAAGATATCTTAACATACATCTTAAAATCAGTGACTGAAGCGTCTGGAAAAGATAAAGATCCGATGGAGAACGTCATAGATGAGTTTCTCACTTTCTTTATTGCTG GTCAAGAAACTACTTCAAACTTGTTGAGTTTCACTCTGCTAGAACTTGGTCACCATCCAGAAGTCATGCACAG ATTGAAAACCGAGGTAGAGTCAGTGTATGGTGATAAGGATTATTTGGAATACAGCGATGTAGTCAAACTCAGTTACATGATGCAG GTTCTTAAAGAAGTACTTCGTCTCTGGCCTCCTGTAACGGGTACTGGGAGGGAACTTGCtcatgacgtcacagtcaaaggATATAAAATACCCGAAGGGACTATTGTTCTG ATGAACACGTTTGCTATGGCAAGAATGGAGGAGTATTTCCACGATCCAATGCAGTTTGATCCGGATCGCTTTAATGCCAGTGATGACAA ACCACAGTATGCCTACTTTCCATTCTCCTTGGGCAGTCGTAACTGCATTGGTCAACAGTTTGCCATT atcGAAGCCAGGGTTCTGTTGGCCAAGTTGCTCCATCGATTCGACTTTGACCTTTTGCCAGGTCAAGGTCATGAGATTCTTGATGAACTGACCTTGAAACCCTTGGGTCGATGTAAGAACTATGTCCGACCTGTGGAGTAG
- the LOC117287871 gene encoding Bardet-Biedl syndrome 1 protein-like isoform X1, with the protein MTAEVDNSSQMTSQLSNSDGSAHEGNSKWLDAHYDPVANLYTFSSCMTFSDINGDGENKLVIADLGTGSYNMKLKVYKGTSIMSENTIIELPTGVSTFFMDTNEPRVPAIAVASGPYLYVYKNLRPYFKFTLPPLDVNPVEQDLWNQAKEDKIDVTVLREMLDSIRREGNEGALTVRSLRYLMLQDKEQMETFAQLHKQTAIKRQTVITCLDILKKSSAEEDGISCIVVGTESKEVYILDPEAFTILAKMSIQSVPVFMSVSGLYDVEYRIIVSCRNGNIYSLKRGMKMAKHCVELNSQPVGLERVGKNIVVGCMDQTLQCFTIKGKKLWCVYLSSSITTMAIMDHKQKGFKAVMVALNNGEVQFYREKYLINTIKCDDVITGLQYGRFGREDSTLVLTTRRGSLLIKILKRSAMFEDKDLARGPPPSQAHKLNVPKKTKVFVDQTMRERENGISMHRMFQHDLYRLRLNTARSFVKALDNSLTPISSNPAEPLKLSAQIQGIGPTFKLTVNLQNTSLNLPSMQLLITFFYDEKLYSLQKTMIDVPMLVPGLNYSFETLVECLSDKGISDVIKVFVLKQGKTSPVITAIINMPVSETMVVV; encoded by the exons ATGACTGCAGAAGTCGACAACAGTTCTCAAATGACCTCACAACTGTCAAATAGTGATGGCAG TGCACATGAAGGTAATTCCAAATGGTTAGATGCCCACTATGATCCTGTGGCTAATCTCTACACCTTCTCATCTTGCATGA CCTTTTCCGACATAAATGGAGACGGTGAAAACAAGTTGGTGATTGCTGATTTGGGTACCGGCTCATATAACATGAAACTCAAGGTATACAAGGGTACCAGTATCATGAGTGAGAATACCATCATTGAGTTACCAACAGGCGTCAGTACATTCTTCATGGACACCAATGAACCAAGAGTACCAG ccATTGCGGTTGCTTCGGGACCATATCTCTATGTGTACAAGAACCTACGACCATATTTTAAGTTCACTCTACCACCATTGGATGTGAACCCGGTGGAACAAGACCTATGGAACCAGGCTAAAGAG GACAAGATTGACGTGACGGTACTCCGAGAGATGTTAGATAGTATAAGAAGAGAAGGGAACGAAGGAGCGCTAACGGTCAGATCTCTCAG GTATTTAATGCTACAAGACAAGGAACAAATGGAGACCTTTGCTCAACTGCATAAACAGACTGCCATTAAGAGACAG ACGGTGATAACATGTCTGGATATCTTGAAGAAGTCGTCAGCGGAAGAGGATGGCATCAGTTGCATTGTGGTCGGTACAGAGAGTAAAGAAGTGTACATCTTAGATCCAGAAGCATTCACAATCTTAGCTAAG ATGTCTATTCAGAGTGTGCCTGTATTCATGAGCGTCAGTGGCTTATATGATGTAGAGTATCGCATCATTGTATCCTGTCGAAATGGCAACATTTATTCACTCAAAAG AGGAATGAAGATGGCTAAACACTGTGTGGAATTGAACAGTCAACCCGTTGGTTTGGAGAGAGTGGGCAAGAATATTGTGGTTGGATGTATGGATCAAACTCtgcaatgttttactatcaag GGTAAGAAGCTTTGGTGTGTATACCTCTCATCCAGTATTACAACAATGGCCATCATGGACCATAAACAGAAAGGCTTCAAGGCGGTCATGGTGGCACTCAACAATGGTGAAGTTCAATTCTATCGGGAAAAGTATCTCATCAACACAATCAAATGTGAT GATGTGATAACTGGACTTCAATATGGACGCTTTGGCCGAGAAGACTCCACCCTAGTTCTAACCACAAGGAGAGGAAGTCTACTCATCAAGATTCTTAAACGAAGCGCCATGTTTGAAGACAAAGATCTGGCCAGGGGTCCACCTCCTTCCCAAGCACATAAACTCAATGTACCTAAGAAGACTAAGGTGTTTGTTGACCAGACTATGCGAGAAAGGGAGAATGGGATAT CTATGCATCGTATGTTTCAGCATGATCTGTACCGTCTAAGGCTCAATACAGCAAGGTCGTTTGTTAAAGCTCTTGATAACAGCTTGACACCAATCTCATCTAATCCTGCTGAACCGCTGAAACTCTCTGCTCAG ATTCAAGGTATAGGACCAACGTTCAAGTTAACAGTAAATCTTCAGAATACATCCCTTAATCTACCGTCCATGCAGCTTCTTATAACGTTCTTCTATGATGAGAAACTCTACTCACTACAGAAGACTATGATTGAT GTCCCCATGCTTGTGCCAGGACTTAATTACTCCTTCGAGACTCTGGTGGAGTGTTTGAGTGATAAGGGAATCTCAGATGTAATCAAGGTATTTGTGTTGAAACAAGGAAAGACTAGTCCTGTAATTACAGCCATTATCAACATGCCAGTTAGTGAAACAATGGTGGTTGTCTAG